Proteins encoded within one genomic window of Candidatus Zymogenus saltonus:
- a CDS encoding DUF4340 domain-containing protein translates to MRPRNLLLIFAIFVFVVSFYFVFERVYVPKKEAKEERGKKVFSFDLDDEIDEIVIAKKGAKIVLKKEEGKKERWIITSPVKSDADSAEVISYLAKGLDAERQKEIGAEGEMESDLSDFGLKKPRLSLTLKMKGKSQTLHMGNFTPTDDFVYAKRAGEDKIFTAKKSVFTDLDIDLIQLRERGLVAFPMNVTREFKVERGGEVVRVNREALGSWKIVEPIEFAADKEVVKEILNFIYDSKAQKYLDEETPDPGKYGLDDPRIIFTAVDKGGAISVLKIGKEDEEGNYYAKLEGLPWVFTVKETVKNKLTLSAESVMEKVILDYIVADVSGFTVTAGEVKIECRRADKSWEIVKPEKTLGDKAAVDNLLWDFKDLNFIDVVEKPAANLKKYGLDKPAVVLNVVYSKEGEKKKIKRKVMIGKVEGETGYGYSEGLSDGGEFVFTFPAEKIENLTPTFFGLKDKSLLRFERDDVEHLEIVWDSETYEFQKKRGKWKVVSPEDKSVESDDVKYLLGTIRDLAYFVVISSGKDKNGFGLNKPKKKITLKGDNGEEMGEIIFGKVNEEDGYVSAASSAQKGVFGVKPDLVNELGSEIEDLMK, encoded by the coding sequence ATGAGACCCAGAAACCTGCTGTTAATCTTTGCGATATTTGTTTTTGTCGTCTCCTTCTACTTCGTCTTCGAGCGGGTTTACGTCCCCAAGAAGGAGGCCAAGGAGGAGAGAGGGAAAAAGGTCTTTTCCTTTGATCTCGATGACGAGATCGATGAGATAGTAATTGCAAAGAAGGGGGCCAAGATCGTCCTCAAGAAGGAGGAGGGGAAAAAGGAGCGGTGGATAATAACGTCGCCGGTGAAGAGTGATGCGGATTCGGCGGAGGTCATCTCATACCTCGCAAAGGGACTCGACGCCGAGAGGCAGAAGGAGATCGGGGCGGAAGGCGAGATGGAATCGGACCTTTCCGATTTTGGGCTGAAAAAGCCGAGGCTCTCCCTGACCCTGAAGATGAAAGGGAAGTCTCAAACCCTGCATATGGGAAACTTTACCCCCACCGACGATTTCGTCTACGCCAAGAGGGCCGGGGAAGACAAGATATTCACGGCGAAGAAGAGCGTCTTCACCGACCTCGACATCGACCTCATCCAGTTGAGGGAGAGGGGGCTCGTGGCCTTTCCCATGAACGTGACCAGGGAATTCAAGGTGGAGAGGGGCGGAGAGGTCGTCAGGGTAAACCGGGAGGCCCTAGGCTCCTGGAAGATAGTCGAGCCTATCGAGTTTGCCGCAGACAAAGAGGTGGTCAAGGAGATTTTGAACTTCATCTACGATTCCAAGGCACAGAAATATCTTGATGAGGAAACGCCCGACCCGGGGAAATACGGCCTCGACGACCCCCGGATTATCTTTACGGCCGTGGACAAGGGGGGGGCGATTTCGGTATTGAAGATCGGGAAAGAAGACGAAGAGGGCAACTACTACGCAAAGCTCGAGGGGCTTCCCTGGGTCTTTACGGTAAAGGAGACGGTCAAGAACAAGCTTACCCTCTCGGCCGAATCCGTCATGGAGAAGGTCATCCTGGACTACATTGTGGCGGACGTTTCCGGTTTTACCGTAACGGCGGGGGAGGTCAAGATCGAGTGCAGGAGGGCGGATAAGTCCTGGGAGATCGTAAAGCCCGAAAAGACCCTCGGAGACAAGGCCGCCGTCGACAACCTGCTCTGGGATTTCAAGGACTTGAATTTTATCGATGTCGTCGAGAAGCCGGCGGCAAATCTAAAGAAATACGGCCTCGACAAGCCGGCCGTGGTACTGAACGTTGTGTATTCCAAGGAAGGCGAAAAGAAGAAAATAAAGAGGAAGGTCATGATAGGGAAGGTCGAGGGGGAGACTGGTTACGGCTATTCCGAGGGGCTTTCCGATGGCGGGGAGTTTGTTTTCACCTTTCCGGCCGAGAAGATCGAGAACCTGACGCCGACGTTTTTCGGTCTCAAGGACAAGTCCCTGTTGAGGTTTGAGAGGGACGACGTCGAGCATCTGGAGATCGTCTGGGATTCGGAGACTTACGAGTTCCAGAAGAAGAGGGGAAAGTGGAAGGTGGTCTCGCCCGAGGACAAGAGCGTGGAGTCGGACGACGTGAAGTACCTCCTGGGGACCATAAGGGATCTGGCCTACTTCGTGGTGATTTCATCGGGCAAAGACAAGAACGGTTTTGGCCTGAACAAGCCGAAGAAAAAGATAACACTTAAGGGCGATAACGGGGAGGAGATGGGCGAAATAATATTTGGGAAGGTCAACGAGGAGGACGGATATGTTTCGGCGGCCTCTTCGGCCCAGAAAGGCGTATTCGGTGTAAAGCCGGACCTCGTTAATGAGCTCGGCTCCGAGATTGAAGATTTAATGAAATAA
- a CDS encoding ABC transporter permease subunit, translating to MLRIWAQYKKEMRTYFTSSVAYVILTIFLLISGFFFTSIVISYSTNSMQFGNFPQAQAYLNIGQSVLRFLFQNLAVIMLFFIPILTMRLISEEKRSGTLKLLLSYPIRDVEVLLGKFFAVVSILAMMYLLTFPYVIFLFVSTSPEVGPFVTNYLGIILMGTAFISLGIFASAVTERQVVAAVISFGALIMFWVINWMENKADQLLSKILEDISIFTHMENFTRGIINTHDIVYYLLFTGFFLFLALMALESRTWRSK from the coding sequence ATGCTGCGTATTTGGGCCCAATATAAAAAGGAGATGCGTACATATTTCACCTCGTCGGTGGCATATGTAATCCTGACCATATTTCTCCTGATAAGCGGTTTTTTCTTCACGAGTATTGTGATTTCCTACAGCACCAATAGTATGCAATTCGGCAATTTCCCTCAAGCCCAGGCGTACCTGAATATCGGTCAATCCGTCTTGAGGTTCCTGTTTCAAAACCTGGCGGTCATCATGTTGTTTTTCATCCCGATCCTCACGATGAGGCTTATATCGGAGGAGAAGCGCTCGGGGACCTTAAAGCTGCTCCTGTCGTACCCGATAAGGGACGTCGAGGTGCTTCTGGGTAAGTTTTTCGCCGTGGTCAGCATATTGGCGATGATGTACCTCCTTACGTTTCCATACGTCATATTCCTCTTTGTCTCCACATCGCCCGAGGTAGGCCCGTTCGTTACGAACTATCTCGGAATAATACTGATGGGAACGGCGTTCATCTCGCTGGGGATCTTCGCGTCGGCCGTCACTGAGAGACAGGTCGTCGCAGCGGTTATCTCGTTCGGCGCCCTGATCATGTTTTGGGTAATAAATTGGATGGAGAACAAGGCGGACCAGCTTCTGAGTAAAATTCTGGAAGACATCTCGATATTTACCCACATGGAGAATTTCACGAGGGGGATAATCAACACCCATGACATCGTCTACTATCTCCTCTTTACCGGCTTTTTTCTTTTTCTCGCGCTGATGGCACTGGAATCGAGAACCTGGAGGAGCAAGTAA
- the yacG gene encoding DNA gyrase inhibitor YacG, translated as MDEGGRIAKCPVCGKNALNPFRPFCSERCCLIDLARWFGESYRIETEERLDGPESESIESASMGEESWRPLHLSKLLF; from the coding sequence ATGGATGAAGGTGGAAGAATAGCAAAGTGTCCCGTCTGCGGCAAGAACGCACTGAATCCGTTTCGCCCTTTTTGTTCGGAGAGGTGCTGTCTGATCGACCTGGCCCGCTGGTTTGGAGAATCTTACCGGATAGAGACTGAGGAGCGCCTCGACGGTCCTGAAAGTGAATCGATAGAATCCGCGAGTATGGGGGAAGAAAGCTGGAGGCCGCTCCATTTATCGAAGCTCCTTTTTTAA
- a CDS encoding DNA-directed RNA polymerase subunit omega: MARITVEDCLEEVENRFLLVHLAAKRTKQLKNGAGQMIEPTDNKDVVNALREIAAGKVSFENINELNVPKRDPFDSYVEEERKEDLDDFPEDSLEESLYPDDNEEDE, encoded by the coding sequence GTGGCAAGGATTACGGTGGAGGACTGTCTGGAGGAGGTGGAAAACCGCTTTCTCCTCGTGCATCTGGCGGCAAAACGCACAAAACAGCTTAAGAACGGCGCCGGACAGATGATAGAGCCCACGGACAACAAGGACGTGGTAAATGCATTGAGGGAGATCGCCGCGGGCAAGGTAAGTTTCGAGAATATAAACGAGTTGAATGTTCCGAAGAGGGATCCCTTCGACTCATATGTCGAAGAGGAGAGAAAAGAGGATCTTGATGATTTTCCGGAAGACTCCCTCGAAGAGTCTTTGTATCCGGACGATAACGAAGAGGATGAATAA
- a CDS encoding ATP-binding cassette domain-containing protein, protein MDMITVSNVSKFYGPTKALDNISFTVKKGEVLGFLGPNGAGKTTTISILTCLFPPTEGTATVAGYDIFKDPIEVNRSIGYVPESFSLYTDMRVKEYLRYVSEIKGIPRKEIAGSIEKVVEETETKDVYTKGIKKLSRGYLQRVGVAQSLLGDPPVLIFDEPTIGLDPMQIISIRNLIKSLSGDRTVVLASHILPEVSQVTERVIVIKGGKLVAMDTPKNLMKSVKATGRIIVTVDGDETKVEKAIKKVDGVKSVKKVSDSPAGSTYHVEVDQDKDIKGALSRAVIEGGFNLVELRLEDVTLEDIFIKLVTDK, encoded by the coding sequence ATGGATATGATTACCGTTTCAAATGTGTCCAAGTTCTACGGCCCCACAAAGGCCCTCGATAACATAAGCTTTACCGTCAAGAAGGGGGAGGTCCTCGGCTTTCTCGGGCCTAACGGCGCCGGGAAGACGACGACCATTTCTATTTTGACCTGCCTCTTTCCCCCCACCGAGGGGACGGCCACGGTGGCGGGATACGACATCTTCAAAGACCCGATCGAGGTGAACAGGAGCATCGGCTACGTCCCTGAGAGCTTCTCCCTCTACACCGATATGAGGGTAAAGGAGTACTTGAGGTACGTTTCTGAGATCAAGGGGATACCGAGAAAGGAGATAGCCGGGAGCATAGAAAAGGTCGTCGAGGAGACCGAGACGAAAGACGTTTACACCAAAGGGATAAAGAAGCTGTCCAGGGGATACCTCCAGAGGGTGGGTGTGGCCCAGTCGCTTTTGGGGGACCCCCCTGTTTTGATCTTCGATGAGCCGACCATCGGCCTCGACCCGATGCAGATCATCTCCATAAGGAACCTGATCAAGTCCCTCTCCGGCGATCGGACGGTGGTACTGGCAAGCCACATCCTCCCCGAAGTCAGCCAGGTAACCGAGCGGGTGATCGTCATAAAGGGCGGCAAGCTCGTCGCCATGGACACGCCGAAGAACCTGATGAAAAGCGTCAAGGCCACAGGAAGGATAATCGTAACGGTTGACGGCGATGAAACCAAGGTGGAGAAGGCCATTAAAAAGGTGGACGGCGTCAAGAGCGTAAAGAAGGTTTCTGATTCACCGGCCGGGAGCACCTATCACGTAGAGGTGGACCAGGATAAGGATATAAAGGGGGCGCTCTCCCGTGCTGTAATCGAGGGGGGATTCAACCTCGTCGAGCTCAGGCTGGAGGACGTGACCCTTGAAGATATCTTTATTAAACTCGTCACGGATAAATAG
- a CDS encoding GldG family protein, whose amino-acid sequence MKKTIQSIKGIISDLREKSSHGLTRSSKYGMSTAAAILLVIGIVVFIEVISYNNNKQFDLTKDKRFTLSPQTEKIMKSLEDNLEAVAFYSTDDPTRIEVEELLKLYKYASEGMFDYSFVDMDLKPAAALEYNIHENESVVFKYGDRHVSVRVTKDEIYDEGEKKLTNTILKAIYTKKKAIYFLTQHGERDIDGTESRDYKKIREVLENQNYSVNKLDLLTKAEVPEDASLLVIAGPKTNLFEEELKSINNYLEKGGSLLVTLDAEYYSPSLEKYLAGLGVKTEKDIIIDTESRVHGGDYTIPRVEIYLAHPITKDFDIPSFFFLARSIEIDKDAEKSSGWDFSYIAKTGKNSWGETNIGEINKGKASLDKDKDIVGPVPVVIAGAKEIENVDEEEEAKKEAKMVVFGDSDFVNNSFFINEGNMNLFVNSVNWLCDVEELISILPKDKKVDTLILAGKKDEVFLLLSSFLVPLLLIITGTAVIIFRRRKA is encoded by the coding sequence ATGAAAAAAACTATACAGAGTATTAAGGGGATAATATCAGATTTGAGAGAAAAATCCTCCCACGGCTTGACGAGGAGCAGCAAGTATGGAATGAGCACCGCGGCGGCAATCCTGCTGGTCATCGGGATCGTCGTCTTCATAGAGGTTATCTCGTACAACAACAACAAGCAGTTCGACCTGACCAAGGACAAGAGGTTTACCCTGTCGCCCCAGACCGAGAAGATCATGAAGTCCCTCGAAGACAACTTGGAGGCCGTCGCCTTTTACTCCACGGACGATCCTACGAGGATTGAGGTCGAAGAACTCCTGAAGCTTTACAAGTATGCTTCCGAGGGGATGTTCGATTACAGCTTTGTGGACATGGACCTGAAGCCAGCCGCGGCGCTGGAATACAATATACATGAAAACGAGTCCGTCGTGTTCAAATACGGCGACCGTCATGTGAGCGTTCGCGTTACCAAAGATGAAATCTACGACGAGGGAGAAAAAAAGCTCACGAACACCATCCTAAAGGCGATATATACCAAAAAGAAGGCGATCTATTTCTTGACTCAGCACGGCGAGCGGGACATCGATGGCACCGAATCCCGAGATTACAAGAAAATACGCGAGGTCTTGGAGAATCAGAACTACAGCGTGAACAAACTGGATCTCTTGACCAAGGCCGAGGTCCCCGAGGATGCGTCCCTCCTCGTTATCGCGGGGCCTAAGACCAACCTGTTCGAGGAGGAGCTAAAGAGCATAAACAACTACCTCGAGAAGGGCGGGAGCCTTCTCGTTACCCTCGATGCGGAGTACTACTCGCCCAGCCTCGAAAAATATCTTGCAGGTCTCGGGGTCAAGACGGAAAAAGACATCATCATAGATACTGAATCGAGGGTCCACGGCGGGGATTATACGATTCCCCGGGTAGAGATCTACCTGGCCCACCCCATAACGAAGGACTTCGATATCCCTTCATTCTTCTTCTTGGCCCGCTCCATCGAGATCGACAAGGATGCAGAAAAATCATCCGGCTGGGACTTCAGCTACATCGCAAAGACGGGGAAGAACAGCTGGGGCGAGACGAACATCGGGGAGATAAACAAGGGAAAGGCGTCCCTCGACAAGGATAAAGATATAGTCGGCCCTGTGCCGGTTGTGATTGCTGGAGCGAAGGAGATTGAGAATGTTGACGAAGAGGAAGAGGCAAAAAAAGAGGCGAAGATGGTCGTCTTCGGGGATTCCGACTTTGTCAACAACTCCTTCTTCATAAACGAGGGGAATATGAACCTCTTCGTGAACTCGGTGAACTGGCTTTGCGACGTGGAAGAGCTGATCTCCATACTGCCCAAGGACAAGAAGGTTGACACACTCATCCTGGCCGGGAAAAAGGACGAAGTTTTTCTGCTCCTCTCGTCCTTTTTGGTTCCGCTCCTCCTGATCATCACGGGAACCGCGGTTATTATTTTCAGGAGACGGAAGGCATGA
- a CDS encoding radical SAM protein, which yields MVISRTFNGFEKGPIRPPSEARSLLIRLTRNCPWNKCTFCPVYKGTKFSIRYVEDVKADIDTIFDISRAIKELSFRMGYAGEVTDNVARRVFSGGLGLGEDIKYIAFWLYNGGKNVFLQDANSLIMKPSDLLEILAHLKERFPDIDRITTYARSATVARMKLEDLKMLKEAGLTRVHIGFESGSDNVLEFVKKGTTAKQHVLGGRNVVDAGLELSEYVMPGLGGREWTHEHAVESARVLNQIDPHFIRIRSLHVHEIMPLMKDIEEGRFSLLSDDETAREIRLFVENLEGIESHIVSDHILNLLEEVEGKLPEDKEKMLGVIDSYLELDDDDRLLYRIGRRAGFMRSTRDLLDIDLRERAERVMNRLRASAEGDIEGTLRGLMNSYI from the coding sequence ATGGTAATTTCAAGGACATTCAACGGCTTCGAGAAGGGCCCGATAAGACCCCCCAGCGAGGCGCGGAGCCTTCTGATCCGCCTGACGAGAAACTGCCCCTGGAACAAGTGCACCTTCTGCCCGGTCTACAAGGGGACGAAGTTCTCCATAAGGTACGTCGAAGATGTAAAGGCGGACATAGATACGATTTTCGACATCTCCAGGGCCATAAAGGAGCTCTCCTTCAGGATGGGATACGCCGGTGAGGTTACCGATAACGTCGCCAGGAGGGTCTTCTCCGGCGGACTGGGCTTGGGCGAGGACATAAAATATATCGCCTTCTGGCTATACAACGGCGGGAAGAACGTCTTCCTCCAGGACGCAAACAGCCTTATCATGAAGCCTTCGGACCTCCTCGAAATACTGGCCCACTTAAAGGAGAGGTTTCCCGATATAGACCGGATCACGACCTACGCCCGCTCGGCGACTGTTGCCAGGATGAAGCTGGAAGACCTTAAGATGCTTAAAGAAGCGGGGCTAACCAGGGTCCACATCGGATTCGAGAGCGGCTCCGACAACGTCCTGGAATTCGTGAAAAAGGGAACCACGGCGAAACAGCACGTTTTAGGCGGGAGGAATGTCGTCGACGCAGGGCTTGAGCTCTCCGAGTACGTCATGCCCGGGCTCGGCGGAAGGGAGTGGACTCATGAACACGCCGTCGAGAGCGCGAGGGTCCTGAACCAGATCGACCCCCATTTCATCAGGATCAGGTCGCTTCACGTCCACGAGATTATGCCCCTCATGAAGGATATCGAGGAGGGACGCTTTTCCCTCCTCTCTGACGACGAGACCGCCCGGGAGATCAGGCTCTTCGTGGAGAACCTCGAGGGAATCGAGAGCCACATCGTGAGCGACCATATCCTTAACCTCTTGGAGGAGGTCGAGGGGAAGCTCCCCGAGGACAAAGAAAAAATGCTCGGCGTGATCGACTCCTATCTCGAGCTTGACGACGACGACAGGCTCCTCTACAGGATCGGAAGGAGGGCGGGATTCATGAGGAGCACAAGAGATCTTTTGGATATTGACTTAAGGGAGAGGGCCGAGAGGGTGATGAATCGCCTCCGGGCATCTGCTGAAGGCGACATCGAAGGCACCCTCCGGGGACTCATGAACTCCTATATCTAA